The nucleotide window CGCCATCCCGTTCCCGGACCTCCGCAAGGCCGTCGCTCGCTGCCCCCGACTCCTTGTCTCCAGCGTCCCCTCCCAGCTCCTCCCCGCCCTCCGCTTTCTCCGCCGCCTCGGCTTCGTCGGCCGCCGCCGCATCACCTGCCGCACCACCCTCCTGCTTGTCTCCAGCATAGAAGCCACTCTCCTCCCCAAGCTTGACTACCTCCGCGGACTCGGCTTCTCCCACCAGGAGACACGCAGCATGGTGCTCCGCTCGCCCGGTATGCTCACCTTCAGTATAGAGAACAATTTCAAGCCCAAAGTCGAGTTCTTTCTCCATGACATGGGCAGAGACCTCTCGGAGCTCATGGACTTCCCGCAGTACTTCTCCTTCAGCTTGGAGGGGAAGATCAAGCCCCGGCATCGCTTGCTGGCGGAGAGCCGTCTCCGGATGCCCCTTTCTGAGATGCTCAAGGTCAGCGATGGCGAGTTCATGAGTCGCCTGGTGGAGATGCGGCTGAGTCCTGTTAATGACAAGTTGTAGGCAATCACCATGTGAGTCACTTTGCGTTCCTTCTCTTTCCCCGTTGAACGAGCAGATTAGGTGTATGCGTATATGCCTCACTTGTTCCAAAATTACAACTGCAATGatttagaataaaaataaaactaatattTTTCTTACTTCCAGTGGCAAAATAGTCTCGTTATTTCTACAACTGTTTTCCATAAATTCTCATGTGTTGCATTTTAGAGTGTTGTTCTGTTTAATAATAGAGCAGATCGAAACTGATTCCGAAAAGTTTATGTCATGTGGTTCTTCTAAATGTTGTCTTGATCTCTTCACTTCCAATAAGAAATTCTAGCTTCCATCTTTCACATGAGCTGAGTGCATGGGTCATGTTCTTTGAGTTAtttcttgatctttttttttgttttcaagtAGAATTTAATCTTCCATCATTACATTTCATGTTTGTGTACCTTTCATGCCCTTGATTCGGTGACCTTCGACCTGCCTGGGAGCTGATTACGGTATCGTTTTCACACTGTCAAGGAAGAAATACTATAGGATTTTTAAGCACACAGATTCCTCTCTACTCAATTCTGCATTTCCACAGACTTATCGGAAATGCAGGTAATTAGCAAAGTATTTCTTCTTTATCAGCCAAGTAGTTTGTGTGTCTATTTGCAATCAAGTGCATGCCTTTACTTCCAATTTAATTTAAACGAAGATGAAAGAGAAGTTATTCACACCTTTTAAGAAGTTACCATCACCACTTATTTATCTAAAATAACTCTTAAAGAGCTATATAACTAAGTAATTTCATATATTGATCGGACCAGAACTTACTGATCAAGGACTGGTTTGAGACCATATCGTTTGATACCGGTCAATTTTCAATTTTCTATCATTTTTTTCTAGTGTTACCAGGTGGTACAGGTTGCTATACTGCCAAGCATACTGCTATTGTACCAGTCTATTAAGGTGCCAAAACTGATATCAATCTGAGATTTGAAACCCTGAAACTAACACATTAGATTGGTTTTCTGTCACCAAAATGGATTTAATCTAATT belongs to Musa acuminata AAA Group cultivar baxijiao chromosome BXJ3-5, Cavendish_Baxijiao_AAA, whole genome shotgun sequence and includes:
- the LOC135639093 gene encoding transcription termination factor MTEF1, chloroplastic-like codes for the protein MLLHFHLSPPPLPPRRPKLLACSPDPVIRTTGFGPLRPLPPTLLASPAFVTDAGLRFREKLLYLEHDLGIDSSRALSLNPSLRSAPLSALHSSAAALRSFGLLPADAARVFAMYPSLLTCDPSADLLPVFHFLLGPAAIPFPDLRKAVARCPRLLVSSVPSQLLPALRFLRRLGFVGRRRITCRTTLLLVSSIEATLLPKLDYLRGLGFSHQETRSMVLRSPGMLTFSIENNFKPKVEFFLHDMGRDLSELMDFPQYFSFSLEGKIKPRHRLLAESRLRMPLSEMLKVSDGEFMSRLVEMRLSPVNDKL